GGCAGGTATGGAGAACTCCGCCAGCCTGGCGCAGGTCGATGCGGTCGTCGCTTCACCGGTCTTCGACGCTCACGATGAAATTGTGGGCATCGTTTACGGTTCGCGCGGCATTCAAGTCGGTACCAAGCGTCCCGGCATCGTGCCAATGGAAGCCCGGCTCGTGCAACTCCTGGCTGGTGCCGTCAGTGCTGGTCTCGCCCGCATGGAGAAGGAAGCTGAGGCCGCTCGGAACCGCGCCCGTTTCGAACAGTTTGCTTCGCCCGTCGTGGCGGCTGAACTCGAACGCAATCCGGCGCTGCTCGAAGGAACGGAACGCGAGATCACGGTGCTGTTTTCCGACCTGCGTGGCTTTACACGCATTTCAGAGCAACTTGGCGCCCGCGATACGTTTCAACTCGTTGGCGATGTGATGGACAAGCTTACCGAGCAAGTTCTCAAGCATGGCGGCATCATCATCGACTACTACGGCGATGGCCTCGCAGCCATGTGGAACGCGCCCCTCGATCAAGCCGACCATGCGCGCTTCGCCTGCAGAGCCGCGCTCGCCATGCAAGCCGAGTTGCCCGCCTTGAGCGCTCTCTGGCAAGACCGCCTGGGGAAGCCTTTGCAGATTGGTGTCGGTCTTAACACCGGCCCAGCCCGCGTGGGAAATGCTGGCAGCCGGATGCGACTGAAGTATGGTCCGCGTGGACACACGGTGAACGTCTCCAGCCGCATCGAAGGAGCAACCAAGCACCTGGGCGTTCCGGTGTTGGCGTCAGCTGCCACCCAGAAACTGCTCGGCGACGAATTCGCGACCCGCCGCATTTGCCAGGTTCGCGCCGTGGGTCTGGAAGGTTCGGTGGAACTGTTCGAAGTCCGCGAGGCACCAGCTGACAATGCCTGGCAGCTGCTCCGGACCACCTACGAACAAGCACTCAAGCTGTACGAGTCCGGCCAATGGCTGGCCGCAGTGGATTTGCTTACCCCCGGCAAGGCAGACCCGGTGGGACACGAAGACATCCCTTCCAGAACACTCCTCCGCCTCGCGCGCGAGGCCGCGCACAACCCATCGTCAAGCTTCGATCCCGCCTTTAGGCTCGATGGCAAATAGCTGGTCTTCGCCTTCAGGCGCATCCAAGCTTGAAGCGCAGATAAGCGAATTGCTAACTGTCAGTAGCGTCTCGGTGGCTTCATGCCGAACTTCATGAGTCTGAGATGAACTTCTCGAAATTCCTCCGCAGTTTCACGATCGGCTTTCTCGGCCTAAGTCACATCATTCGGTCTGAGCAGAATATGAGGTTGCACTGCTGCGCTGCAATTGGTGTGATCATCGCCGGTTTTGTGTTTTCGCTCGCCGCATGGGAATGGGTGGTGATTTTGTTTTGCCTCGGTTTGGTAATCTCCGCCGAGTGCTTGAACAAAGCAGTAGAGCGACTCGCTGATCGTGTTACGCGGGAACAGGATCCACTCATTAAGCAAGCGAAGGATTGCGGTTCGGCGGCGGTCCTGGTGGTTGCGATTACGGCGGCCGCAGTCGGCGGCGTGATTTTTCTGCCCAAAATCTGGGCCTTGGCGGGGCGGTGAGTCATGCTCGGCGAACGGCCTCTGGGCGAGAACTGGTCAGCCACATTTCGATGGTGGTTCTTACCGAGTTGGCTGGGGCTAGACGCTCCCTTTGTCGTGTTGACCTGGACCTGGGCGACAAGTCGGGCAATGGATATAACGCTGCCGAATCGTTCCGGCATCGCCCTGTTTCTAGTGGTTTGGTTTATTTATCTGGCTGACAGACTCTTTGACGTCGCTCGTTGCCAGGACTGGTCGAAGGCCACGGGGCGCATGCGATTTGGGCGATCGTGTCGGCCTGTATTTTGGCTCGGTCTCGCTTTTTGTAGTGCAGGCCTGTTGGCGATTGTATGGGCCGGTTTGCCGACGGACGTGCTACAGCGTGGCGCAATAGTCGCCCTCGGTGTGAGCCTGCATTGCCTGGCATTTGTGACACCAGTTATTTTTCCAGCGAAACTTCGCGGAAAGGAGTTTGGCGTTGGCTTGTTTTTCGCTCTGGGTGCATACGCTTGCTTGGGGGCGAAGCTAAGTGCGCTGCCGCTATTCGTCGCAATTGCGATCGTGGTGACATTCAATTGCTTGGTCATTGCCGCCCGCGATGCCGACAGTGACGAGACGAACGACAGCGGTGCTGCCTCTCGCTGGTGGATGTCGATGAAGCGCGACCTGTTCTGGCTCGGACTAGCTCTGACTGCAACGGCGACTTTCTGTTCGATCTTCACGGATGAAGCAGCGTTTTATCTTGCCCTTGCCGCTGCTTTCGCCGCACTCACGCTCCTGCATCACCAGGCTCATCTCTTGAGTGGCGATGCCGTCCGGGCTTTGGCAGACTTCTCGTTGTTCACTCCGATTCCAATCGTGATTGCGTTGACATGAAGAGATGAGCAGATGCATCGTCGATTCAACGCAACTGGTTCTTGAAGACTTTGCCGTCCTTCATAATGACGACGAAGTTCTTGGCCGGGTCAGCGATTAGGTTGAGGTTATCGAGAGGATTGCCGTCAACCACCAACAGGTCGGCCAGTGCGCCTTCTTCCACCACACCCAGCTTGCCGGGATAGGGATTGCGCTTCCCAGACATGGCGAGCAATTCGGCATTTGTGCTGGTCGCCATGACGAGTATTTCGGCGGGGGTATACCAGCGTGCGAGCGCGACCAGCAGTTGTCCCTGGCGACGGGCTAGCGCTGGGGAGAAGATGATGTCGGTGCCCCAGGCCGTCTTAAGTTTGTGCTTCCTTGCCAGCCGATAGGCGACATCCATCCCGGCAAGTACCTCAGCAAACTTGGCCCGCTGCAGTGAACCCGGCGGAAAAGCGTTAGCCATCTCGTCGGGGAAAGGCTGAATACTCAGCCAGATGCCGCGCTCGGCAATTAACTTGGCGTTTGCTTCGTCCATGAGGTGACCATGCTCGATGCACTTCACGCCAGCATTGATGGCCCGCTTCATCGACTCGGGGGTGTAAGCATGCACAACAACATAGGTGCCCCAGTTCTCCGCGGCTTCAACGGCGGCACGCAACTCAGGCTCAGTGAAAGTGCTCACATCGAGCGGACTGTGGGGCGAAGCCACCCCTCCACCGCCTGTCAGCTTAATCTGAGTCGCACCGAGCATAAGCTGTTCCCGCACACGCACGCGCACTTCGTCTGGACTGTCAGCAACCATGCTGCCGCCGATTTGTTCCATGCGCGAACGTGCGCTGCCGAGGGTGCGCGGCAACTCAAATGGCTGGCGGAAGTCGCCATGACCGCTCGTGACGGTGATGATCGCGCCGGACGGATAGATCCGCGGGCCGGCGACAACTCCATCGTCGATGGCACGTTTGAGCCCGAAGACTGGCCCACCCACGTCCCGAACGGTAGTGAACCCACGCACTAAAGTGTCAGCTGCTTCCGCGCCGGCGACCAGGTTGGCATAGCCGACATCCCACTTCAGCGCCTCATCGGGAGTCGGCCGCACCAGCATCGCGTGCCAATGGGCGTCGATCAGGCCCGGCATAAGCGTGCGCCCTCCGCCGTCAATAATGGTTGCCTTCTCTGGCGCCGAGATGTTGCCGCCGATCTTCTCAATCTTGTTCCCGACCACAAGTACGGAAGTGCTCGCAGTAAGATTGTTCGACTTGCCATCGAACACCTTTACGTTTTTGAACAAGGTAGCGCTCGGCTGACTCGCGTCGATCACTGCGCCGGACTGAGCAACGCGCGCGTGGGGCGTTGTCATGTCACCCTTCGGCCGTTGTTCGAGCGCTTGCACGGGAGCGATGAGGAAACCGAGGAGCCAGCCAGCGGCGGGTATTAGTACGATCCGAGTCGATAAGTTGCCCATCGCGAGGTCTCCATCAGCAGGTGTTAAGCAGGTCAGGCTCACTCTCGACATGGTCACATCTGGTGTTATGGAGAATTCTACGGCCTTGTCGGTTTATTGGCACGCGCAATTGACATAGGGTAGCTTCCCCTTTGCCCCCTGAGTCTTGCCGGGTGCGATTGTCAGCCAGCCAGCATGCGTGTTTTGGGAAGCGGGCGAGCAATCCTCGCGTGCCATGCCGGCATTCAGGCCGCTAAGGCGGGGGGTGTTCAACAAGGGAGTCAATTGTTGAACAGCAACGTGCGTAACTCTCGGGTTTCCGAGCGATTGGTGTTCAACAATGAGGGTGCATGTTGAACAAGTAGGATGAAATTGAGCGGAGAGATAGCGCCAAGAAGAGTCGAGCGGTACTGGACCATTTTCGCTCAGCAGCGGCGGTTGCCTGCGATGCGTGCCCAGTCGGGACATGTTGCCAGCAAAGGCAGGAAAGCGGCACTGGCATGGCAAATTGCCAAGCGAAACTGTAGCGATTGCAGAATGATTAACGATTAAGTTGGCTGCAGCCGATTAAATCGCTAATTACGAACAGGCTGCGTCCCTGCCGTGAATTCAACTTATCCATACGCGGCATTCGCCCCCAGATTTCAAGGCGACGAACCGAAGTGCCAGCGCGCTCTTGCGGGAGGGAAGTCATGCGAATATCGAAAGTGCCAATCCTGCTGGCCGGCATGTTCATGTTTTTGGGTTGCGAAATTGCGCCAGTCCCCGAGGCGACGAGTTTCGGCCGCTTTGAAGGGGATGTGGTCGCCTCTTGGGATAACGATGGCCGCAATATGACGCTGCGGGAAAACTTCATCTTCATCGACTCCCAGAATCGAGCCTGGCATGCACCCGCGGGAGCCGTGGTCAACGGCGCTTCGATTCCGGCAGCGTTCTGGTCGGTGATCGGTGGACCCTTTGAAGGGCAATATCGGAGCGCTTCAGTTGTGCACGATGTAGGTTGCCATCAAATGACCGACTCGTGGCAAGACGTCCATCGCATGTTCTACGAGGCCTGTCGCTGTGGTGGTGTTGAAGAGGGGCGCGCCAAGATGCTGTACTATGCCGTGTACCATTTCGGTCCACGCTGGGAGGTGGTAAACGAGACGCAAGTCGAGACGACTTCAACTCCCGACGGCACACCCGTGCAGCGTGAAGTTTCGGTGCCGACAATGGTGCGCATCGATCCGCCACCACCGACTGCAGAAGAAGTCGAACAAGTCGCGGCGCTCATCGACGAAGAGAATCCAGCTCCGGCGGTGATCGAGAGAACCGATCGCGAAGCGCTCCATCGTCGTCCACGCGGCAGCTATGGGAAAGGTCGCCCCAAGTATGGACCGAGCGGCAACACAGTTGGCGACTTGGATCGTTCAAACGCTTCGCGTCCCACCTGGCAGCGGCCCGATTCAAACGGTGTGGCTGGGAGCACAACGCCCTGGAACGGTCCACAGTTCCGCTCGAACGAGCGCCCACCTGGCTTCGATCCACGAGGAATGCCCCCGCAAGGTTCAAGGGATCGCCTAGCCCAGTCCGAACGCTGGGACGGCGCGCAACCAGGGCGAAACGCAGTCGACGGGCAACGATCCGGGCCATTGCCGGCAATCACAGCCGAAGAAAATCAGTGGGCTCAAAACATTGTTCGCGCGCATCTGCAAGCTCAAGCTGGCGAACATCGACCTGCCGAGTACAACGTCGAACGGACAGAGCGTGGCTATCGTGTCCAGGTTCAATACGTGCAGCTTAACGAACAGGGGCAACCGGCCGCATACACCGGCAGCAGCATGATGCGACTATCACGCGATGGCCGTGTGATGGAAATGATCAATCGTTAGGCCGAACTATCAGCGGGCGGGTGTCCCTATTCAGCGGTTGAATCTGCGGGGTCGGCTGAGGGCACGCTATCAGCGGCTTGCCCCAGGAAGAAAGAACCAGAGAAAACTGCTTCGAGAAATCCTCCCATTCCGCTCGACGATCGCCCAGCAATGGTATTCTCGGTCGCATATCCCGCGAATGCGATGCTTCCGTCAGCAGTATCGGCTGTTCCATACCAGAGCGAAAAACTGCCGAGATCCACTGCGTACCAGGTGCCCATGTTCGACTCGTCACGAAAATCGGCGATCAATCTTCCCGTGTCATAAAATCGCTCGTTGCCGGATTCACCGTCGATGGCATCCGCATCGCCCGCGACAGTCTAACCGTTGACACGAGCACGGGTCCAATAGTTCGATGACGTTGAGTCGTTGGTCTGTGCGGCAATTTGCCCATTCGCGCGGTCCCTGGTCCAGTAGCTGGGAGGGTCGGACGTCGCTGCTGTGGTGCCTGTCGTGGACGTATTCGAGGTACCTGTCGAGCCCGAAGTATTACCCGTAACATTTCCTGGAGCGCCATTTGGATTTCCTACGGTCCCGTTGTCACCGGTTGCAGTTGGATTCGCTGTAACTCCAGTCGTATCGTTGCCAGCACCCGTTTCATCGGATTGAGTGTTCTCGGAGGTTGGGACTGTAGGTGGCGGAGCAGCGCTTGAGCGCTCGAAAGTCAGTGTTCCTTGCTCGATCGCACCGGCTTGAAACATGACTACGTCGTATCGCTTACTCCCTAAGCCGTTTGTGGGGCCCGGTCCCGAGTCTTGCGCAGCAGCGATACTCGACAATAAGAATAAACCGCCCGCTACGGTCGCATTGATTCGTAACCTCTGCATGAACTGCCTCCTTGAACGTGATGGTCGTTGGGGGCAGGCATTGTGGATTCAAATGCAAATGGCACGCCGTCCTTGCGTAGCGGCGAGTGCCACGCCACCGCGCAGCGGGCATGAGCGACGAAAAGCAAGACTTTGGGGATCGCAGCACCATCGTTGGTTGCTCGAAAGGCCAGTTCACAGAAGAGGTTAAGGCAAATCGCGAAAAAGTACACTTTGAAGATGTCATACTTTGCGCCCAACCAGTAGGTAGCGGCGATGTGGTCCGCATTCAAACAGCTT
Above is a window of Anatilimnocola aggregata DNA encoding:
- a CDS encoding adenylate/guanylate cyclase domain-containing protein yields the protein MLRFQVINDAQSAQWTHGAGPFELGRAPSESTAVPRFVIEDRYVSRSQLRVEAAGAGQVRLENLGQALELGDGSSLQPNEVRILPLPVKLTAGYSRIEISDELPLGEPDNAYDTISRPVRIERAATAGAVIEVGESPSPATLTKWFETLLSVQRAAAGTAEFYEETARAVVDLVGLDMGLVLVRRGTGWETKAMHEAAGARFSRVSQAVLNHVISQRRTFYRALAGMENSASLAQVDAVVASPVFDAHDEIVGIVYGSRGIQVGTKRPGIVPMEARLVQLLAGAVSAGLARMEKEAEAARNRARFEQFASPVVAAELERNPALLEGTEREITVLFSDLRGFTRISEQLGARDTFQLVGDVMDKLTEQVLKHGGIIIDYYGDGLAAMWNAPLDQADHARFACRAALAMQAELPALSALWQDRLGKPLQIGVGLNTGPARVGNAGSRMRLKYGPRGHTVNVSSRIEGATKHLGVPVLASAATQKLLGDEFATRRICQVRAVGLEGSVELFEVREAPADNAWQLLRTTYEQALKLYESGQWLAAVDLLTPGKADPVGHEDIPSRTLLRLAREAAHNPSSSFDPAFRLDGK
- a CDS encoding diacylglycerol kinase, whose protein sequence is MNFSKFLRSFTIGFLGLSHIIRSEQNMRLHCCAAIGVIIAGFVFSLAAWEWVVILFCLGLVISAECLNKAVERLADRVTREQDPLIKQAKDCGSAAVLVVAITAAAVGGVIFLPKIWALAGR
- a CDS encoding metal-dependent hydrolase family protein, producing MGNLSTRIVLIPAAGWLLGFLIAPVQALEQRPKGDMTTPHARVAQSGAVIDASQPSATLFKNVKVFDGKSNNLTASTSVLVVGNKIEKIGGNISAPEKATIIDGGGRTLMPGLIDAHWHAMLVRPTPDEALKWDVGYANLVAGAEAADTLVRGFTTVRDVGGPVFGLKRAIDDGVVAGPRIYPSGAIITVTSGHGDFRQPFELPRTLGSARSRMEQIGGSMVADSPDEVRVRVREQLMLGATQIKLTGGGGVASPHSPLDVSTFTEPELRAAVEAAENWGTYVVVHAYTPESMKRAINAGVKCIEHGHLMDEANAKLIAERGIWLSIQPFPDEMANAFPPGSLQRAKFAEVLAGMDVAYRLARKHKLKTAWGTDIIFSPALARRQGQLLVALARWYTPAEILVMATSTNAELLAMSGKRNPYPGKLGVVEEGALADLLVVDGNPLDNLNLIADPAKNFVVIMKDGKVFKNQLR
- a CDS encoding DUF1353 domain-containing protein, producing MRISKVPILLAGMFMFLGCEIAPVPEATSFGRFEGDVVASWDNDGRNMTLRENFIFIDSQNRAWHAPAGAVVNGASIPAAFWSVIGGPFEGQYRSASVVHDVGCHQMTDSWQDVHRMFYEACRCGGVEEGRAKMLYYAVYHFGPRWEVVNETQVETTSTPDGTPVQREVSVPTMVRIDPPPPTAEEVEQVAALIDEENPAPAVIERTDREALHRRPRGSYGKGRPKYGPSGNTVGDLDRSNASRPTWQRPDSNGVAGSTTPWNGPQFRSNERPPGFDPRGMPPQGSRDRLAQSERWDGAQPGRNAVDGQRSGPLPAITAEENQWAQNIVRAHLQAQAGEHRPAEYNVERTERGYRVQVQYVQLNEQGQPAAYTGSSMMRLSRDGRVMEMINR